ACGTGGATGATCGCCGTGTCGGGATTTAGCGCCGGGACCAGCATCACGGGACTGCCGTCGAACGGGGATTCGATCATCCGGTACTTGTTCTCGCCCATGAAGGACTTCACCCTCATGAGGTCGGTGCCCACCATGTCCTTCACCGGAACGAAGGGCATCCCGAGCGCCCCGGCCATGAGCATAAGCGGAAGCGAGAGATTGGTGTATTCCTCGAGCTCGATTTTGTGTGGAATACCTTTCTCAATCGAGCGGCGGTAACAGCGCGCGAGACCGTAGAGGCCAAGCGAAATGAAGGTGGCGATGAAGCGTTTGACGCACCCCGCCCCGATAAGCATGTCGAAATCGTCCGCGGCGTTGCTTCGCGTCACCGTGAGCTCCCGTTTTTTCTGGCGGATGATCTCGTGCACCGCGGCGAAGGGGGGGCGGCATATATACCCCCCTATGAAAAGAAAGTCCCCGTCGTTCACGAAGCGCTGGACCGCTTCGGACGTACTCATCACCTTGCTCATACTCCCTCCGATCTACACAGCGATGATGAAGCCGGGGGCGCGAATGCGCCCCCGGTATCGGTTACAGTTCGAACTCGGTCCGGCTTATGATCTCGTCCTGGGCGATCTCG
The nucleotide sequence above comes from Spirochaetota bacterium. Encoded proteins:
- a CDS encoding CoA-transferase — encoded protein: MSKVMSTSEAVQRFVNDGDFLFIGGYICRPPFAAVHEIIRQKKRELTVTRSNAADDFDMLIGAGCVKRFIATFISLGLYGLARCYRRSIEKGIPHKIELEEYTNLSLPLMLMAGALGMPFVPVKDMVGTDLMRVKSFMGENKYRMIESPFDGSPVMLVPALNPDTAIIHVQQADEDGNAQMWGIGGDCKWGANAAKKVIVSCERIVSRETIGKDPSRTILPAFKVVAVTEEPFGAHPGYTPGFYDVDFSFGYTYQQASNTEEG